One genomic window of Deltaproteobacteria bacterium includes the following:
- a CDS encoding polyprenyl synthetase family protein: MKFPTDTWVEAIDVMMKDVLQVELDPAAAIAAEHLSTGGKRLRARLAMEAGVRLGASAESMVPWAAACELLHNATLVHDDLQDGDRVRRGQPTMWVKYGAAQAINAGDLMWVAPYLALEKLTCEPATCWELTRLLARQGATVVRGQAIEWEMTQDAVTARETYLRAIRGKTSALFSLPVAGSAVLAGWDVEKAQTLAAAFGDIGLLFQMQDDVLDLFGNKGRAEVGTDLKEGKISALVAQHVALHPEDKEELLQLLKTKRDETSDESVLDMVERFRTGGALLKVCEDILEIHQEACHAAIVQEHPGIQDLMETLTAVILSPIEHVFSELHLLGK; this comes from the coding sequence GCTTGATCCCGCTGCGGCGATCGCTGCTGAACATCTTTCAACGGGTGGCAAACGCTTAAGAGCACGTCTTGCGATGGAGGCGGGTGTGCGATTGGGAGCCTCCGCTGAATCAATGGTCCCGTGGGCGGCCGCATGCGAGTTGCTTCATAACGCGACACTGGTTCATGACGACCTACAAGACGGTGACCGGGTTCGCCGCGGTCAGCCTACGATGTGGGTCAAGTATGGAGCTGCTCAAGCGATTAACGCAGGCGATTTGATGTGGGTCGCACCTTATCTTGCGTTGGAAAAACTAACCTGTGAACCCGCGACTTGTTGGGAACTCACTCGCCTTCTAGCCCGTCAAGGTGCGACCGTGGTTCGGGGCCAAGCCATCGAATGGGAAATGACTCAAGACGCGGTGACCGCACGGGAAACTTACCTTCGTGCGATACGGGGTAAGACCAGTGCACTTTTTAGTTTGCCGGTCGCGGGCTCAGCTGTCTTAGCGGGCTGGGACGTGGAAAAAGCACAAACCCTTGCGGCAGCTTTTGGTGATATCGGACTGCTTTTTCAAATGCAGGATGATGTCCTTGACCTCTTTGGTAATAAAGGGCGAGCAGAAGTAGGGACCGACTTAAAAGAAGGAAAGATCAGCGCATTGGTTGCTCAGCACGTGGCCCTGCACCCGGAAGATAAAGAAGAGCTTCTGCAATTACTGAAGACGAAGCGCGATGAGACATCTGACGAATCGGTCCTGGATATGGTCGAGCGATTTCGCACCGGAGGTGCTCTCTTGAAAGTATGTGAAGATATTTTAGAGATTCACCAAGAGGCGTGCCACGCGGCTATTGTTCAAGAGCATCCGGGTATTCAAGATTTGATGGAAACACTTACTGCGGTGATATTGTCACCGATCGAGCACGTTTTCAGTGAGCTTCATTTGTTAGGGAAGTGA